The following proteins come from a genomic window of Nocardioides albertanoniae:
- a CDS encoding DUF6153 family protein → MWTAAHRRQQTGRGIARAALLAAVVLTVAGLLAMHALSLHGTATDGEHGAMSLPAAHVDHTHALENTTHGAAGHAAHLGGDAHTAMMLCAAFLLAAGALLLRGLRRRTPLWWFDRAPGRWRTVGTAPSPARLATGPPPQWAFSVIRC, encoded by the coding sequence GTGTGGACGGCAGCGCATCGACGCCAGCAGACCGGCCGAGGGATCGCTCGCGCCGCGCTGCTCGCCGCGGTCGTGCTCACCGTCGCCGGCCTGCTCGCCATGCACGCGCTGAGCCTTCACGGAACCGCCACCGACGGCGAGCACGGCGCGATGAGCCTGCCCGCCGCCCACGTGGACCACACGCACGCCCTCGAGAACACCACCCATGGCGCAGCCGGCCATGCGGCACACCTCGGCGGCGACGCACACACGGCGATGATGCTGTGCGCCGCGTTCCTGCTCGCCGCCGGCGCTCTGCTCCTGCGCGGCCTGCGGCGGCGTACGCCGCTGTGGTGGTTCGACCGCGCCCCCGGCCGATGGCGCACCGTCGGCACCGCACCCTCCCCCGCGCGTCTCGCGACCGGCCCACCACCGCAGTGGGCGTTCTCCGTCATCAGGTGCTGA
- a CDS encoding DUF4396 domain-containing protein, whose protein sequence is MTSHDGHHTMSHGHEGRGDHAGHGGGSSVNAMAASATLHCLTGCAIGEIAGLMIGTAVGLSNGWTIALAIVLAFVFGYSLSTLPLLKSGLAIGTALSVVLAADTLSIATMEVVDNLVMAIIPGAMEAGLVNVVFWVGMMIALAVAFVAAFPVNRYLLQRGKGHALTHEYHGAEPVQEGVRRLIPSFSSGALAAVIIAFILGGLSVAVAEELGGETGGEPAPAGQVEAPAH, encoded by the coding sequence ATGACGTCGCATGACGGGCACCACACGATGAGCCACGGTCACGAGGGTCGTGGCGACCATGCCGGGCACGGCGGAGGATCCAGCGTGAACGCGATGGCCGCCAGCGCGACGCTCCACTGCCTCACCGGGTGCGCCATCGGAGAGATCGCCGGCCTGATGATCGGCACGGCCGTCGGGCTCAGCAACGGATGGACGATCGCGCTGGCGATCGTGCTCGCGTTCGTCTTCGGCTACTCCCTCTCCACGCTCCCGCTGCTGAAGTCGGGGCTGGCCATCGGCACCGCTCTCAGTGTCGTACTCGCCGCTGACACCCTCTCGATCGCCACCATGGAGGTGGTCGACAACCTGGTGATGGCGATCATTCCCGGTGCGATGGAGGCGGGTCTGGTCAACGTCGTGTTCTGGGTCGGGATGATGATCGCCCTCGCGGTGGCCTTCGTGGCCGCGTTCCCGGTCAACCGATACCTGCTCCAGCGGGGCAAGGGGCATGCGCTCACGCACGAATATCACGGCGCGGAGCCGGTCCAGGAGGGCGTACGTCGCCTCATCCCGTCCTTCTCGAGCGGTGCTCTCGCTGCGGTGATCATCGCCTTCATCCTCGGTGGTCTCTCGGTCGCCGTGGCCGAGGAGTTGGGTGGCGAGACGGGCGGCGAGCCTGCGCCCGCAGGTCAGGTCGAGGCGCCGGCGCACTGA